In Quercus robur chromosome 10, dhQueRobu3.1, whole genome shotgun sequence, a genomic segment contains:
- the LOC126702686 gene encoding protein NRT1/ PTR FAMILY 4.6-like isoform X1 translates to MDEAHLNTWQGYVDWRNRPALKGRHGGMLAASFVLVVEILENLAYLANASNLVLYMSKFMHFSPSSSANNVTNFMGTAFLLALLGGFLADAFFSTYRIYLTSAAIEFMGLLILTIQAHVASLKPPPCILVNANSPCQEVHGAEAVMLFAGLYLVALGVGGIKGSLPPHGAEQFDETTTQGRKQRSSYFNYYVFCLSCGALIAVTFVVWIEDNKGWQWGFGISTATILMSIPVFLLGSPTYRTKIPSGSPITTMFKVLAASIYNTCKSRNSSNAVMITTSSLTYITETGDKEDSHGKEKVPSQEPTESLDFLNKAAIKQNAPPMLECTVKEVEEVKVVLRIIPIFMSTIMLNCCLAQLSTFSVQQAATMNTKLGSSKIPPASLPVFPVLFIMILAPIYNHVIIPLARKITKTEMGITHLQRIGTGLFLSIIAMAVAALVETKRKKVAAKLGLLNSAEPLPITFFWVALQYLFLGSADLFTLAGMMEFFFTEAPSRMRSLATSLSWASLAMGYYLSSVLVSIINHVTSAYGHTPWLFGSNLNHYHLERFYWLMCILSGLNFLHYLFWANRYKYRSMGPDN, encoded by the exons TTGTGGAGATATTGGAGAACCTAGCATACCTTGCCAATGCAAGCAATCTTGTGCTCTACATGTCaaaattcatgcatttttctcCATCCAGTTCTGCCAACAACGTTACCAATTTCATGGGAACAGCCTTTCTCCTTGCTCTCCTTGGTGGCTTTTTGGCAGATGCATTCTTCAGTACTTATCGCATCTATTTGACTAGTGCTGCAATAGAATTTATG GGTCTGCTAATACTGACAATTCAAGCTCATGTTGCATCCTTGAAACCACCACCATGCATCTTAGTGAACGCTAATAGTCCATGCCAGGAAGTTCATGGTGCAGAAGCAGTGATGTTATTTGCAGGCCTATATCTAGTGGCTCTAGGTGTTGGAGGGATAAAAGGTTCTCTTCCACCACATGGAGCTGAGCAGTTTGATGAGACCACCACACAAGGAAGGAAACAGAGGTCATCATACTTTAACTACTATGTGTTCTGCCTCTCTTGTGGAGCTCTAATTGCAGTTACTTTTGTAGTGTGGATTGAAGACAATAAAGGCTGGCAGTGGGGTTTTGGAATTTCTACTGCAACAATACTGATGTCCATTCCAGTGTTCCTCCTAGGTTCTCCAACTTACAGGACTAAAATTCCTTCAGGAAGCCCCATCACAACAATGTTCAAG GTTCTTGCTGCGTCAATTTACAACACATGCAAATCTAGAAATTCTAGCAATGCTGTCATGATCACAACCTCAAGCCTAACCTATATAACAGAAACAGGTGACAAAGAAGACAGTCATGGAAAAGAAAAGGTGCCAAGTCAAGAACCAACAGAAAGTCTCGACTTCCTTAACAAAGCAGCAATCAAACAGAATGCCCCCCCAATGCTAGAATGCACAGTCAAGGAAGTAGAAGAAGTCAAGGTAGTATTAAGGATAATCCCAATCTTCATGTCTACCATAATGCTAAACTGCTGTCTTGCTCAGCTCTCTACCTTTTCAGTCCAACAAGCTGCTACAATGAATACTAAGCTTGGCTCCTCAAAGATCCCACCAGCTTCTCTCCCTGTCTTCCCTGTTCTCTTTATCATGATCCTTGCTCCGATCTATAACCATGTAATCATTCCACTTGCcagaaaaataaccaaaactgAAATGGGGATAACACATTTACAAAGAATAGGGACAGGGCTATTCCTCTCTATCATAGCCATGGCAGTGGCAGCATTGGTAGAAACAAAGCGAAAAAAGGTGGCAGCCAAACTGGGGCTACTAAATTCTGCAGAACCTCTAcctataacatttttttgggtGGCTTTGCAGTACTTGTTCCTTGGATCAGCTGACCTTTTCACTCTGGCTGGCATGATGGAGTTTTTCTTCACTGAGGCACCATCAAGGATGAGATCCTTAGCCACATCTCTCTCCTGGGCCTCACTGGCTATGGGATATTACCTCAGCTCAGTGCTTGTATCCATAATCAATCATGTCACCAGTGCCTATGGACACACACCATGGCTCTTTGGCAGCAACTTGAATCATTATCACCTTGAGAGGTTTTACTGGCTGATGTGTATATTAAGTGGATTAAATTTCCTGCACTACCTCTTCTGGGCCAATCGCTAC
- the LOC126702686 gene encoding protein NRT1/ PTR FAMILY 4.6-like isoform X3, which translates to MAACSLLPLSWGLLILTIQAHVASLKPPPCILVNANSPCQEVHGAEAVMLFAGLYLVALGVGGIKGSLPPHGAEQFDETTTQGRKQRSSYFNYYVFCLSCGALIAVTFVVWIEDNKGWQWGFGISTATILMSIPVFLLGSPTYRTKIPSGSPITTMFKVLAASIYNTCKSRNSSNAVMITTSSLTYITETGDKEDSHGKEKVPSQEPTESLDFLNKAAIKQNAPPMLECTVKEVEEVKVVLRIIPIFMSTIMLNCCLAQLSTFSVQQAATMNTKLGSSKIPPASLPVFPVLFIMILAPIYNHVIIPLARKITKTEMGITHLQRIGTGLFLSIIAMAVAALVETKRKKVAAKLGLLNSAEPLPITFFWVALQYLFLGSADLFTLAGMMEFFFTEAPSRMRSLATSLSWASLAMGYYLSSVLVSIINHVTSAYGHTPWLFGSNLNHYHLERFYWLMCILSGLNFLHYLFWANRYKYRSMGPDN; encoded by the exons GGTCTGCTAATACTGACAATTCAAGCTCATGTTGCATCCTTGAAACCACCACCATGCATCTTAGTGAACGCTAATAGTCCATGCCAGGAAGTTCATGGTGCAGAAGCAGTGATGTTATTTGCAGGCCTATATCTAGTGGCTCTAGGTGTTGGAGGGATAAAAGGTTCTCTTCCACCACATGGAGCTGAGCAGTTTGATGAGACCACCACACAAGGAAGGAAACAGAGGTCATCATACTTTAACTACTATGTGTTCTGCCTCTCTTGTGGAGCTCTAATTGCAGTTACTTTTGTAGTGTGGATTGAAGACAATAAAGGCTGGCAGTGGGGTTTTGGAATTTCTACTGCAACAATACTGATGTCCATTCCAGTGTTCCTCCTAGGTTCTCCAACTTACAGGACTAAAATTCCTTCAGGAAGCCCCATCACAACAATGTTCAAG GTTCTTGCTGCGTCAATTTACAACACATGCAAATCTAGAAATTCTAGCAATGCTGTCATGATCACAACCTCAAGCCTAACCTATATAACAGAAACAGGTGACAAAGAAGACAGTCATGGAAAAGAAAAGGTGCCAAGTCAAGAACCAACAGAAAGTCTCGACTTCCTTAACAAAGCAGCAATCAAACAGAATGCCCCCCCAATGCTAGAATGCACAGTCAAGGAAGTAGAAGAAGTCAAGGTAGTATTAAGGATAATCCCAATCTTCATGTCTACCATAATGCTAAACTGCTGTCTTGCTCAGCTCTCTACCTTTTCAGTCCAACAAGCTGCTACAATGAATACTAAGCTTGGCTCCTCAAAGATCCCACCAGCTTCTCTCCCTGTCTTCCCTGTTCTCTTTATCATGATCCTTGCTCCGATCTATAACCATGTAATCATTCCACTTGCcagaaaaataaccaaaactgAAATGGGGATAACACATTTACAAAGAATAGGGACAGGGCTATTCCTCTCTATCATAGCCATGGCAGTGGCAGCATTGGTAGAAACAAAGCGAAAAAAGGTGGCAGCCAAACTGGGGCTACTAAATTCTGCAGAACCTCTAcctataacatttttttgggtGGCTTTGCAGTACTTGTTCCTTGGATCAGCTGACCTTTTCACTCTGGCTGGCATGATGGAGTTTTTCTTCACTGAGGCACCATCAAGGATGAGATCCTTAGCCACATCTCTCTCCTGGGCCTCACTGGCTATGGGATATTACCTCAGCTCAGTGCTTGTATCCATAATCAATCATGTCACCAGTGCCTATGGACACACACCATGGCTCTTTGGCAGCAACTTGAATCATTATCACCTTGAGAGGTTTTACTGGCTGATGTGTATATTAAGTGGATTAAATTTCCTGCACTACCTCTTCTGGGCCAATCGCTAC
- the LOC126702686 gene encoding protein NRT1/ PTR FAMILY 4.6-like isoform X2 produces MGTAFLLALLGGFLADAFFSTYRIYLTSAAIEFMGLLILTIQAHVASLKPPPCILVNANSPCQEVHGAEAVMLFAGLYLVALGVGGIKGSLPPHGAEQFDETTTQGRKQRSSYFNYYVFCLSCGALIAVTFVVWIEDNKGWQWGFGISTATILMSIPVFLLGSPTYRTKIPSGSPITTMFKVLAASIYNTCKSRNSSNAVMITTSSLTYITETGDKEDSHGKEKVPSQEPTESLDFLNKAAIKQNAPPMLECTVKEVEEVKVVLRIIPIFMSTIMLNCCLAQLSTFSVQQAATMNTKLGSSKIPPASLPVFPVLFIMILAPIYNHVIIPLARKITKTEMGITHLQRIGTGLFLSIIAMAVAALVETKRKKVAAKLGLLNSAEPLPITFFWVALQYLFLGSADLFTLAGMMEFFFTEAPSRMRSLATSLSWASLAMGYYLSSVLVSIINHVTSAYGHTPWLFGSNLNHYHLERFYWLMCILSGLNFLHYLFWANRYKYRSMGPDN; encoded by the exons ATGGGAACAGCCTTTCTCCTTGCTCTCCTTGGTGGCTTTTTGGCAGATGCATTCTTCAGTACTTATCGCATCTATTTGACTAGTGCTGCAATAGAATTTATG GGTCTGCTAATACTGACAATTCAAGCTCATGTTGCATCCTTGAAACCACCACCATGCATCTTAGTGAACGCTAATAGTCCATGCCAGGAAGTTCATGGTGCAGAAGCAGTGATGTTATTTGCAGGCCTATATCTAGTGGCTCTAGGTGTTGGAGGGATAAAAGGTTCTCTTCCACCACATGGAGCTGAGCAGTTTGATGAGACCACCACACAAGGAAGGAAACAGAGGTCATCATACTTTAACTACTATGTGTTCTGCCTCTCTTGTGGAGCTCTAATTGCAGTTACTTTTGTAGTGTGGATTGAAGACAATAAAGGCTGGCAGTGGGGTTTTGGAATTTCTACTGCAACAATACTGATGTCCATTCCAGTGTTCCTCCTAGGTTCTCCAACTTACAGGACTAAAATTCCTTCAGGAAGCCCCATCACAACAATGTTCAAG GTTCTTGCTGCGTCAATTTACAACACATGCAAATCTAGAAATTCTAGCAATGCTGTCATGATCACAACCTCAAGCCTAACCTATATAACAGAAACAGGTGACAAAGAAGACAGTCATGGAAAAGAAAAGGTGCCAAGTCAAGAACCAACAGAAAGTCTCGACTTCCTTAACAAAGCAGCAATCAAACAGAATGCCCCCCCAATGCTAGAATGCACAGTCAAGGAAGTAGAAGAAGTCAAGGTAGTATTAAGGATAATCCCAATCTTCATGTCTACCATAATGCTAAACTGCTGTCTTGCTCAGCTCTCTACCTTTTCAGTCCAACAAGCTGCTACAATGAATACTAAGCTTGGCTCCTCAAAGATCCCACCAGCTTCTCTCCCTGTCTTCCCTGTTCTCTTTATCATGATCCTTGCTCCGATCTATAACCATGTAATCATTCCACTTGCcagaaaaataaccaaaactgAAATGGGGATAACACATTTACAAAGAATAGGGACAGGGCTATTCCTCTCTATCATAGCCATGGCAGTGGCAGCATTGGTAGAAACAAAGCGAAAAAAGGTGGCAGCCAAACTGGGGCTACTAAATTCTGCAGAACCTCTAcctataacatttttttgggtGGCTTTGCAGTACTTGTTCCTTGGATCAGCTGACCTTTTCACTCTGGCTGGCATGATGGAGTTTTTCTTCACTGAGGCACCATCAAGGATGAGATCCTTAGCCACATCTCTCTCCTGGGCCTCACTGGCTATGGGATATTACCTCAGCTCAGTGCTTGTATCCATAATCAATCATGTCACCAGTGCCTATGGACACACACCATGGCTCTTTGGCAGCAACTTGAATCATTATCACCTTGAGAGGTTTTACTGGCTGATGTGTATATTAAGTGGATTAAATTTCCTGCACTACCTCTTCTGGGCCAATCGCTAC